From a single Mobula birostris isolate sMobBir1 chromosome 13, sMobBir1.hap1, whole genome shotgun sequence genomic region:
- the LOC140207560 gene encoding uncharacterized protein, producing the protein MAHQRVHTGERPFTCSECGKGFTRSSTLQSHQRVHTGDRPFTCSVCGKGFTLSSQLLRHQSVHTGEWPFNLSDCGKGFTWSPDLLVHQRVHTGERPFTCSDCGKGFTQLSTLLAHQSVHTGETPFTCSACGKRFTRSSDLQSHQRVHTGEKPFTCSECGKGFTQSSNLQSHHRVHTGEKPFTCSDCGKRFSHSFHVLTHQRVHTGERPFTCSECGKGFTQSSTLLSHQRLHTGERPFTCSECGKRFTRSSDLLSHQRVHTGEKPFTCSECAKRFSRSSDLQSHQRVHTGEKPFTCSECGKGFTHSSTLQRHLRVHTGEKPFICSVCGKRFTRSSTLQSHQRVHTGEGPFTCSDCGKGFTQSSQLLAHQSVHIGERALI; encoded by the coding sequence atggctcaccagcgagttcacactggagagaggccattcacctgctcagaatgtgggaagggattcactcgttcatccaccctacagagtcaccagcgagttcacacaggggacaggccattcacctgctcagtctgtgggaagggattcactttgtcatctcagctactgagacaccagtcagttcacaccggggagtggccattcaacctttcagactgtggaaagggtttCACTTGGTCACCCGACCTACtggtgcaccagcgagttcacaccggagagaggccgttcacctgctcagactgtgggaagggattcactcagttatccaccctactggcacaccagtcagttcacacaggggagacgccgttcacctgttcagcctgtgggaagagattcactcggtcatctgacctacagagtcatcagcgagttcacactggggagaagccgttcacctgctcagaatgtggaaagggattcactcagtcatccaacctacagagtcatcaccgagttcacactggggagaagccctttacctgctcagactgtgggaagagattctctcattcATTTCACGTACTGacccaccagcgagttcacactggagagaggccgttcacttgctcagaatgtgggaagggattcactcagtcatccaccctactgagtcaccagcgacttcacactggggagaggccattcacctgctcagaatgtgggaagagattcactcgatcatccgaCCTACTgagtcaccaacgagttcacactggagagaagccgttcacctgttcagaatgTGCGAAGAGATTCAGTCGATCATCTGacttacagagtcatcagcgagttcacactggagagaagccatttacctgctcagaatgtgggaagggattcactcattcatccaccctacagcgtcacctgcgagttcacactggggagaagccgttcatctgctcagtttgtgggaagagattcactcgatcatccaccctacagagtcatcagcgagttcacactggggaggggccgttcacctgctcagactgtgggaaaggattcactcagtcatcccaactactggcacaccagtcagttcacattgggGAGCGGGCATTGATATGA